The Natronosporangium hydrolyticum nucleotide sequence ACCGGACCCGGGAGTTGCAGGCCGAGTTGGCGGCCGCGCTGGCGCTGGCCGATCAGGCGGTGGTGATGGAGGTCTTCGGCCCGGGGGAGGTTCGCCAGCCCGGCGAGGGCGGCACGTCGTTGACCGCGGCGATTGAGCTGCCGGACCCGCAGAAGGTCTTCGTGCCGGATTGGGAGGCGGTCACGGCAGAGGTAGTGGCGCGGGTGCGGCCGGGCGATGTGGTGGTGACGATGGGCGCGCCACCGATCTCGTTGCTGGGTGAGGAGCTGCTCGCCGCCTTCGCGGAGCGGTAGTCGATGAGTACCACCCCGCGGCGCTGGCGGTTGGTCCGGGCCAGTACCGACGCGGTGCCGGCGTCGGTGCGGCGGTTCTTTATGGCGCGTCGACCCCGCCGCCGGGATGCGGTGCGTCGCCGTCGATGGTGGCTCGGGTCGGGGGCGTTGCTCGGTACAGCGATGCTCGCGGGTTGGCTCCTGTGGGGAACGTCGCTGCTGGGGGTGCGTTCGGTCGAGGTGGCCGGCGCTGACCTGGTCGCTGCCGAGGAGGTGGTGGCGGTGGCCGGGGTGGATCGCCGGACGCCATTGTTGCGGGTCCGGGAGTCCGACGTCGTCGAACGGGTCGGGCAGTTGCCGGCGGTGGCGTCGGTGCAGGTGCATCGTCGGTTTCCGGACACCGTGGTGATCGAGGTGGTGGAGCGGGAGCCGGTCGCCGCGGTGTCGACCGGTGGGGAGTTCGCCTTGGTCGACGCGGAGGGGCTGCTGTTTCATGAGGTGCCGCGGGCGCCGGCGGGGTTGCCGGAGGTGGTGGTATCCGACACCGGTGACGCTGGCGAGCAGATCCGGTCGGCGCTGACGGTGCTTGCGGCGTTGGCACCGCCGTTGCGTGAACAGCTGTTGACGGTGACGGTTACCGGTCCGGTCAGTATCGAGCTGGAGCTCTCCTCAGGCTGGACGGTGATCTGGGGTGATGAGCACGATAGCGAACTCAAAGCCCGGGTGGTGGCTGCACTGCTGGACCAGGAGGGTGAGATTATCGATGTGAGCGCGCCGCAGGTGGTCAGCGTACGCTGATTCAAAAGTCCGACACGCCGGGAGCGTGGTGCCCGGCTCTGGCGGGCCCGGCGCCTACGCTGCG carries:
- a CDS encoding cell division protein FtsQ/DivIB — its product is MSTTPRRWRLVRASTDAVPASVRRFFMARRPRRRDAVRRRRWWLGSGALLGTAMLAGWLLWGTSLLGVRSVEVAGADLVAAEEVVAVAGVDRRTPLLRVRESDVVERVGQLPAVASVQVHRRFPDTVVIEVVEREPVAAVSTGGEFALVDAEGLLFHEVPRAPAGLPEVVVSDTGDAGEQIRSALTVLAALAPPLREQLLTVTVTGPVSIELELSSGWTVIWGDEHDSELKARVVAALLDQEGEIIDVSAPQVVSVR